The Marmota flaviventris isolate mMarFla1 chromosome 5, mMarFla1.hap1, whole genome shotgun sequence genome includes the window AACCCCAGTGTATTCCTGAACAGTCGTTCCATTCTCTTAAAACTGCTGGACTTGGGTCTTCTGTAGATACAGTCTTAGAATAAAGCATGAAATGGAAAGCTGCCCAAGCTCGAAACAGGAAATGGAAAGTTAGTTACCAAACAAAAACTTACTGACTTGGAAATTCTCAGAGCAGCTATAATGAAATATGGGGCCTCTGTAAATCAGaaataatcccagtggttcttcCCTCGCTCCCCATTGTTTTTTGCTTTGAGGGAAGTGAATTTGTAAGACTCAGAACAGGAAAAGCCACatccacttattttatttaaaaaaaaaacatactcttATCTCAGATGCATGGTAATTGGATTTCCTTTTTTTGACCATCTTCATAAAATCACACATTCATGAGTTTCTGAATGCCATTCTGATTCATCAACCAACTCGATGTGGCACTGTGTAACAGTTGAATGAAGTTCTACCTCCTGTGATTTCTGGGATGGCCAGCGAAGAGCAGGGTTGGTTAGTAACACCTGGACCTACtttaattaagcatttttttaatgtttgcagAGCTCTGAAGGCACCGAGGGGAAGGAAACACATCTCACGTCACCTCAGGGAAGGGGCCTTTCCTGGCCATGTCTTCAACAGCAACTGCTGAGCCAGAAGGGGACCAGCAGGACAGGCATGTCAGCAagctcattttcttcctctttgtcttGGGCGCTGTCCTGCTATGTGTGGGAGTCTTGCTTTCCATCTTTGGGTACCAGGCCTGCCAAAATGAATCCCTCCCAGACTGCAGCATGGTACTGAAGATCGCCGGGCCTTCATGTGCTGTGATTGGGCTTGGGGCTGTGATCCTGGCCCGCTCCAGGGCACGACTTCAGTTCCTGCAGGGGCGGAGACGAGGCGACCAGGCAGACCCAAACCAAGCCTTCATCTGTGGAGAGAGCCGCCAGTTTGCCCAGTGCCTTATCTTTGGGTTTCTGTTCTTGACAAGTGGCATGCTCATCAGCATACTGGGCATTTGGGTCCCTGGATGTAGCTCAGACTGGGTGTCGGAATCACTGAACCAGACAGAAACTGCCAGCATGGAGCCTCCAATCTGTGGGTTCCTTTCTCTGCAGATCATGGGGCCTTTGATTGTGCTTGTGGGATTGTGTTTTTTTGTGGTTGCCCACATCAAGAAGAGAAACAACTTGAGTGTGAGCCAGGATGCCTCTGAAAGCGAAGAGGGACACTCCCACAATATGGAGCCTGTCCAGGTCACTGTAGGTGAGTGGCTGTCATTCGGGCACTTGCTCATGCTAGAGTGGCTGTTGATTTAAGGCTTCACGGGGCTACCCTCAAGTCTGGtctatgtattttcttcttctttctcacaCGTTGTGTACatacatgcgtgcacacacacacacaaaaaaaaaaaaaaaaacccatgcaAACATACACAATGTCACTGCTGTGGTGAGCCCTGTAGGAATCCTTGTTAACATCATTTCTCCCCAATGACTGTTATTTAGCAAAAGCATTGGGAGACTAAGTAATGAACTTGACTGAGGGCACAGAGAAGATTAAGAGGAAGGTGAGAAAAACCTCTGTCTACCTTAGGGACCCACCAAGTTACCCCCATTTCCCCTGTTATTCTCCTGCTGAGACCATATAGTACTATCAACTGTGAACCAATCCTTGGGTTCTCCTCCCTGGCTGTGGCTGGCTGACTGTCCTTGGTAGGTCTTATAACCTCTCCTGCCTTAATTTGTATATCTATAAAATTAGCACCACATTTCTAAGACTCCTTCCAGCACTAACATTCTAGGAGTCCAGTTCTGTCCCAAGTATGTTAGATGTTTTAAGGGGACTCTCTGTACTGGTTTCCATATTGTTATTTACTTTCTGTAACTTCATCCTTGACTGTGGGCTTGGGGCAAGGTTTACTCATATCAGAGTGGCTGTTGATTCAAGGCTGTCAATGACAGACTGAGATGAAATATGACGGTACTTCTTTCTCCCACAATGCCTAAAAGTTCCTTTTGGGTCTCCTGGGTTTTGAAGAAGAGGCGGATTACTATTTTCAGTGTCACCCCCcacccagagccacatccccagcccaaatatcaGTACTTTTGAGCTCAGTTTCATACAACTGAGGAAAACCACATGGTTGCTCATgtgcaaatttttattatttttgataatcTCTTGCTTTTAAAAGGTTAAACTCTGAAGCTACAGCTTTGGCACTAGAGTTATTATATGAGAAAAGGGGTCCCCTGGTGTTATAGATGTTCTCAGCTTTTTTGAGGAACCCACTGGGGTACAAGTAAATTCATTCATTGGATGCTATAATTCCCTACTTGGGAGATTTTGAGGGGTGATCTTTGGGTTTGCAAGCAGGGGAGTTTCTAGGTCCAGGCTCCCACCTGGTGGCTAGAATTGGGTCTGTGCAAGGAACAGAGAAGTAGGTGATGCTCTCGAGTGTGTGTCCTTGTCCTGAAGTCACTGCATCGATCAAGATCTTTTCTACTTAACTCTGTATGCCCCATTAAGCCTGTGAAACTGGCATCTCCACTCTGGTTTTTCTCCTTGGAGGCTAGGGAGAGAGTTTATATCTTAGCTGCTATGTCAACCATGGACACTCTCAGTGCTAGATCCTAAACTCAGGAGCAGGTTAAGAAATGGCCCTGCTTCCCTCCAGAGGTGTTTGCTGTGACCTCACAGAGGACATCAAGTTCTGAGAGCCTAGAGGAAGGCGAACCCCAAGGGCGAGGCCTCTTTCCAAGGAGCACAGGTTGCAAGGTGTGCGTGGCAGCGCTAACTGACACTGGGATGGACGTCCTTGGAGATAATAGGCTACTCTGAGcatttccttgtttgtttttgacaGGTGATGGCCTGCCCCGAGGCTTGCTTCACaggtcttttttttattattagttgttcaaaacataacATAGCTTCACAGGTCTTTTATTCTGCTTTGTGTAATTAAAGTGAGCCCTGAATCCCAATCCCAGTGACCCATCAAGACcttgtaaaaaattaaatgagaatccCAAGAGAACCCTGACACTTTATCAAGTTGAGATTAGCAGTATATATTTCAATTCCAATTACCATCtccttgcagaaatagagatAGAGTTAATGCATTTTTGAAAGGGTAAATCACCTCTGGGGAAGTGATCTAGGCATCAGGGTACAGCTTGCCAGTTGGGTGTGTTTCTTCATCAGGCAAATAAGTGCCCTTGGCCTGCGAGAGGGAAGGAAGCCCTTTGCTGGGTGTTAGACCTGAGTTTGCTCTCTGCCTGGCCCTGCTGTAACGACTGGACACACATGTACTCCTCCAGTTCTCCTTCCTGTTTTCTCAGCAGGAGGAGAGCTTGTTTAGGGCCATGTTGGGCTGGTCATTGGCAAATGGGACCCACATAGCTTTTAAAGAATCCTGTATCAATACCAGTACACACTGATTTCCTACCGGTGCAAACAAGTCTCCTCCCTACAAGGAAATAAAGTTCTcccttttattttgctttggttttgccAGTTGACTAGAGGTCTTCATCTGACCTCTCATGGTGGCATTGCCACACATCTAGAAGGTTCTGGGTAATTCCTGTGGTGATGTGCATTGAAATTTGAAGGCATTGGAATTCAAATGCAAATTGGCACTTTCTTGGtccctagtttctctttctcaaAACATGGGGATGTGTGTATTCTAGAGTGAACAGTAgccatagaaatacaaaatacaaacttTTCTTTGCGTTTGACCTTTATCCATACCGCTTAGATGAAATTTTGATGGATTCAGTAATGGGCAGAAAATAGCTTATTGTCATTTGTTCAAAGGCTGAAACTAAGTTTGATTTGAGGAACTTGGTCCTTTACCCAACTTTTGATTAATTAAAACGATCCATTGAAAATGAGAAAGGTTTTACCAGCAGTAGACACccccagggaggggagggagcttGTTAACAAATGCCTCACACAAATCTTTTAGCTCAAGTTTGCTGTGAAACAGAGGCCATGTCCAACCTGCAGTGGTGAGCACTCTGGGCTCTGAAATACTGGCCCActttgaaaataaagacaaagaaacaaagtgtggtaaaatgtaaaaatatttactcttttaacagtttttaaatacacaattcATTGATGTTAAGTCATTCACAGTATTGTacaaccatcatcaccatcaattTCCAGAACTTTGAACTTTGCCATTATctcaaacagaaactctgtacccattaaacagtaACTCCAGTCCCTTTCCCTAcccagccccaccctggcccTGCTAACCTGTTTCACTTTATATATGGATCCCACAGGCCTACATTTTAGTTTTGGAGTAACCAGCAGGTGTTTTGATCTTTTGCTGTATATAAATGGACCAAGTATAGAATTAATTGATTTTGCTCTTGCTAACTTGTTTTCTCTGTCTTCAAACAAATATTGTGTTTCCTCAGGTGACTCTGTGATAATATTCCCACCCCCTCCGCCACCTTACTTTCCTGAGTCTTCAGCTTCTGCAGGAACTCGAAGTCCTGGGGCAAACAGCTTGCTTCCAACCGAAAGCCCGCCTTCTTATTACAGCCTTTTTAATGATGGGTAAGACTTGCCATTTGATCTTGGCGTATAACCTCACAGGCCTAGACCTGAATGGCCTAGCTTTAAGGTTTTGGCAGGAGAGTGAATAGTGTGTTGAGTATCTTTTTACTGATGGCATGTCAGTATTGTTGCCTTGGCATGAATACTGCCTTTCAGGAAATTTTGGGCAGCACCTAAGTTAAATATGTTAAAAGAGGTTAATATGACACCATCTTAGGGCATCTTCCTGTGCTCCTAGCAGGGGCTGTCCTCAAAGTGTCTAATAACTCTCCCATCCTGAGGAGAAATGAATACCAGGGACTGGGAGGGCCCTGCCCTTTTTAGTCTCCATGGTTTTAGATTGTGGGGAGGCTCAGAGGCCCTGGATTATGGGGAGGCTCAGGGGCCCTAGGGATCCCCAACAGGTACACAGTTTTAATATTCTAATGCAGGTGCTTGGGTAACTGGTTAAATCAGCCTGCACCCTGACCTGACCCAATGGTGCCCCTCCCTCTGGGTGCAGTCCTTCCCTGAGCCTCAGAGCCTTATGACTGATGGAGAGAAATGTCAGATCCACATCCTACCTCACACAGGACGGGGGAGTCCCACTCAAATAGGATGGACCTGAGGCAGCATGAGTCTGGAACAGTGTGAGAGGGATGGGAACAGGCTGACATTGAGGAGGGGGAGATAATGATCTCCAGTGTAAGACAGATCCCTGAGGGTGAAGGATATGGAGACAGGCTTCTGGATAGCCAGAGGTGGGATGGTTGGTGGTGGGGGGATAGTGAGCGTGGGCCTTTGAGGAAGAGTAGACAGGGCCACGTCCCTGTAGAAACAGGAGGTGCTAGAGAAGGAACTGCAAAGAGGTTGCTGAAACGAGGAGGCAAGGAGTCAAAGGCTAGCGGACACTGGGTGGGAGGGGAACGTGTGCCAGGAAGGGGTTCTGGGAATTCCCAGGCAGAGGAGGGCTTGTGCAGACCCCGGCTGTGCAGCATTCAGGGAGCAGGGCTGGAGAAAGCACTGGTGCTACTGTCCAAAGGGGAGGTCAGGGagcaggaaaggaggaagggttGCTGGAAATGTCCAAGCCAAGTGAAAGGCTGGGGCAGGACTCAGAGATCTGTGGTCAGGAGAATGAGATGATGTACATTTTTGAGCGGGTGGAGGAGCAAGAGTCAAAGGACCTGGTGACCACGGCTGGGGACAGGTGCTGCCCTGCCTTCTCATTATGTTTAAGGCAGTGTTCTACCTCCTTGCCTTGACGGTGCATCCTGGGAAGTGAACAGCTCCCAGACCCCACCACCCAGATAGAGCAGACCCAGGTGTGTGGCCCTGGAGAGGACAGCCAGTGGACATCCGCCTTGCCTCCAGGTCCTGGAGAGAGCTAGGTTGTGTGGACATCCTTTGTTTCACAAAAGAAGGGGGCAGGCTATCTGATGAGAAAGGGAATGAGGTGACTGGACAGGATCGGGGAGGAAGCCTTGGAGCTTCACAGGTGGTGAGCCGGGACTGGGAGGTGAATGCAGGAGTTGCCCTGCATGGAGAAAGGCAGGTTAGGGCTGGCCAGTTGGACAGTACTAATaatgaaatttgcatttttttttccttcagtgacaAACTTTCCAAAACCATAAAATCAGTATTTAG containing:
- the Tmem171 gene encoding transmembrane protein 171 isoform X1 — protein: MSSTATAEPEGDQQDRHVSKLIFFLFVLGAVLLCVGVLLSIFGYQACQNESLPDCSMVLKIAGPSCAVIGLGAVILARSRARLQFLQGRRRGDQADPNQAFICGESRQFAQCLIFGFLFLTSGMLISILGIWVPGCSSDWVSESLNQTETASMEPPICGFLSLQIMGPLIVLVGLCFFVVAHIKKRNNLSVSQDASESEEGHSHNMEPVQVTVGDSVIIFPPPPPPYFPESSASAGTRSPGANSLLPTESPPSYYSLFNDGRTPAPESQGPAPERPREFVYTISGPPARSDFSHTPHPSSEPPPRYEEKEHAPNASLSPSSESSPP
- the Tmem171 gene encoding transmembrane protein 171 isoform X2, with the protein product MSSTATAEPEGDQQDRHVSKLIFFLFVLGAVLLCVGVLLSIFGYQACQNESLPDCSMVLKIAGPSCAVIGLGAVILARSRARLQFLQGRRRGDQADPNQAFICGESRQFAQCLIFGFLFLTSGMLISILGIWVPGCSSDWVSESLNQTETASMEPPICGFLSLQIMGPLIVLVGLCFFVVAHIKKRNNLSVSQDASESEEGHSHNMEPVQVTVGDSVIIFPPPPPPYFPESSASAGTRSPGANSLLPTESPPSYYSLFNDGTPAPESQGPAPERPREFVYTISGPPARSDFSHTPHPSSEPPPRYEEKEHAPNASLSPSSESSPP